From the Leucobacter tenebrionis genome, one window contains:
- a CDS encoding bifunctional riboflavin kinase/FAD synthetase produces the protein MRIIETLDAIRPSDYPDGSSVAIGKFDGLHLGHQAILRSLVDDSHAAGRPAVVFTFSNNPLSLLRPELCPKPLMSREQRLEGFAAAGVDDCVMIEFDEAVASIPAVDFVREVLVERLRARHIIMGANFRFGHRGAGDVELLRELGERYGFTARMLQLVAAEGDHQVSSSRVREALLAGEVEAAGRMLGRSPAVRGEVVHGDARGREIGFPTANLGGAIEGFVPGDGVYAGWAVLGGADPRPAAISVGNNPTFTPEGQSRVEAFLLDFSGDLYGQRMEVRFTRRLRGTERFDSLEDLLVQMKADVARAREILVH, from the coding sequence ATGCGCATCATCGAGACGCTCGACGCGATCCGCCCCTCCGATTACCCCGATGGCAGCAGTGTCGCCATCGGCAAGTTCGACGGCCTCCATCTCGGGCACCAGGCGATCCTGCGCAGCCTCGTCGACGACTCGCACGCGGCGGGTCGGCCCGCCGTCGTGTTCACCTTTTCCAACAACCCCCTCAGCCTGCTGCGCCCCGAGCTCTGCCCCAAGCCGCTCATGAGCCGGGAGCAGCGCCTCGAGGGGTTCGCAGCCGCCGGAGTCGACGACTGCGTGATGATCGAGTTCGACGAGGCGGTGGCCTCGATCCCGGCCGTGGACTTCGTGCGCGAGGTGCTGGTCGAGCGGTTGCGCGCGCGCCACATCATCATGGGCGCCAACTTCCGTTTCGGCCACCGGGGGGCCGGCGATGTCGAACTGCTGCGGGAGCTGGGCGAGCGCTACGGCTTCACCGCGCGGATGCTGCAGCTCGTGGCGGCCGAGGGCGATCACCAGGTGTCCTCGTCGCGAGTGCGCGAGGCGCTGCTCGCGGGCGAGGTCGAGGCGGCCGGACGCATGCTGGGGCGCTCGCCCGCGGTGCGCGGCGAGGTCGTGCACGGTGACGCCCGGGGTCGGGAGATCGGATTCCCCACGGCGAACCTGGGCGGGGCCATCGAGGGGTTCGTGCCCGGAGACGGGGTCTACGCCGGCTGGGCGGTGCTGGGGGGCGCCGATCCGCGTCCCGCTGCGATCTCCGTCGGCAACAACCCCACCTTCACCCCGGAGGGGCAGTCGCGCGTCGAGGCCTTCCTGCTCGACTTCTCGGGCGACCTGTACGGGCAGCGGATGGAGGTGCGCTTCACGCGCCGGCTCCGCGGCACGGAACGGTTCGACTCGCTCGAGGATCTGCTGGTGCAGATGAAGGCCGATGTGGCTCGCGCCCGAGAGATCCTCGTCCACTGA
- a CDS encoding 6-phosphofructokinase: protein MRIGVLCSGGDSPGMNAAIRGTVLRGVDVHGFEMVGFMDGWRGFHEGDFVPLDRPAVRGLSPLGGVMLGTSRVPPFEKGSDPDAGLEAVRDRIAQYGLDGLLLIGGNGTQTVANLLNDGGIPAIGLPKTIDNDLGGTDYTFGFDTAVSIASEAIDRLRTTGESHRRCMVLEVMGRDAGWIALHAGMAAGAQVSLIPEFPESIEQIGEWVLSVRDRGRSSLVVVAEGFRLEGSAGAVTRDGLDGFGRPRLGGIAEVLAPLIEQRTGIEARATVLGHVQRGGSPTAFDRVLATRTGIAAADAVLAGQWGTMAGLRGDRIEMVPLAEAVGRLKTVPAERYEEARLNFG from the coding sequence ATGCGCATCGGTGTGCTCTGCTCCGGCGGCGACAGTCCCGGCATGAACGCGGCGATTCGCGGCACGGTGCTGCGCGGGGTCGACGTGCACGGCTTCGAGATGGTCGGCTTCATGGACGGCTGGCGCGGCTTCCACGAGGGCGACTTCGTGCCGCTCGACCGGCCCGCGGTGCGCGGCCTCTCTCCCCTCGGCGGTGTGATGCTCGGCACGAGTCGCGTGCCCCCGTTCGAGAAGGGCAGTGATCCCGACGCCGGTCTCGAGGCGGTTCGGGATCGCATCGCGCAGTACGGCCTCGACGGTCTGCTGCTGATCGGCGGCAACGGCACGCAGACCGTCGCGAACCTGCTCAACGACGGCGGGATCCCGGCGATCGGCCTGCCGAAGACGATCGACAACGATCTCGGCGGCACCGACTACACCTTCGGCTTCGACACCGCGGTGTCGATCGCCTCGGAGGCGATCGACCGGCTGCGCACCACGGGCGAGTCGCATCGCCGCTGCATGGTGCTCGAGGTGATGGGCAGGGACGCGGGGTGGATCGCGCTCCACGCCGGTATGGCCGCAGGCGCCCAGGTCTCGCTGATCCCCGAGTTCCCCGAGTCCATCGAGCAGATCGGGGAGTGGGTGCTGAGCGTTCGGGATCGCGGGCGCTCGTCGCTCGTGGTCGTGGCGGAGGGTTTCCGGCTCGAGGGCTCCGCGGGGGCGGTGACCCGTGACGGGCTCGACGGCTTCGGGCGGCCGCGGCTGGGCGGCATCGCCGAGGTGCTCGCCCCGCTCATCGAGCAGCGCACCGGCATCGAGGCGCGCGCGACCGTGCTGGGGCACGTGCAGCGGGGAGGATCGCCCACCGCGTTCGACCGCGTGCTCGCCACGCGCACCGGTATCGCCGCCGCCGACGCCGTGCTCGCGGGTCAGTGGGGCACCATGGCCGGGCTGCGCGGCGACCGCATCGAGATGGTGCCGCTCGCCGAGGCCGTCGGGCGCCTCAAGACGGTGCCCGCGGAGCGCTACGAGGAGGCGCGCCTCAACTTCGGGTAG
- a CDS encoding DEAD/DEAH box helicase: protein MAFTTAERQPAANSSVEPAPKSSRTPKAQAPQKSQGAQKNGQRGGSRRKQHTHNEGIIPLLARAVREVEASAQRGKASPAGRTKFHVIALLMREERARVKTDENVSEAERAETLKRLDGVAAILAKTAARDTSLITLLEPAAPITEATRLLKRKMLTQAGIELPDDEPSKAEPAQAFVPPELAERQVEPAGIEARMLANPFLAPDLTPPSKPTPVVRLANWELLGPLLKAFEQGGGGSACMDLPAPPVPDRLAPPGRELMPHQARFLASVSEGHRSFLLADEPGLGKTAQSVLAASVAGAYPLLVVVPNVVKMNWAREVERWTPQRRVTVIHGDGQDIDAFADVFVVNYEILDRHLSWISRFGFKGMVVDEAHMIKNVQSQRSRNVLAIAESIRERTPGVSPLLVALTGTPLINDIDDFRAIWRFLGWIDAEKPGPELMARLENNGWTPADPTFYPEARQSVVDMGIVRRRKIDVAADLPAKRVVDLPVELDDELGRGIRDAEAKLARKLVDRFNAVKNGKLGEKLSDAAIIRMVCAQELEESNASADGTNVFTMVRQIGQAKAGLAADYTAQLARSVGKVVFFAKHIDVMDRVEAQLAEAGLKTVSIRGDQTAAFRQEQIDAFNKDPEVAVAVCSLTAAGVGVNLQASSNVVLAELSWTDAEQTQAIDRVHRIGQEEPVTAWRIVAAQTIDAKIAELIDGKAGLAARALDGAAAPAEDADSVQLLALIGVLEKALGS, encoded by the coding sequence TTGGCATTCACCACTGCCGAGCGTCAGCCCGCTGCGAACAGTTCAGTCGAGCCCGCGCCCAAGTCTTCCCGCACGCCGAAGGCCCAGGCCCCGCAGAAGTCGCAGGGAGCCCAGAAGAACGGTCAGCGGGGCGGCTCTCGCCGCAAGCAGCACACCCACAACGAGGGCATCATCCCGCTGCTGGCCCGCGCCGTGCGCGAGGTCGAGGCTTCGGCGCAGCGCGGTAAGGCGAGCCCGGCCGGACGCACGAAGTTCCACGTGATCGCGCTGCTCATGCGCGAGGAGCGCGCTCGCGTCAAGACCGACGAGAACGTGAGCGAGGCCGAGCGCGCCGAGACCCTCAAACGGCTCGACGGCGTGGCGGCGATCCTCGCGAAGACGGCCGCGCGCGACACGAGCCTCATCACGCTGCTCGAGCCCGCCGCGCCCATCACCGAGGCGACCCGCCTGCTCAAGCGCAAGATGCTCACCCAGGCCGGCATCGAGCTCCCCGACGACGAGCCGAGCAAGGCCGAGCCCGCGCAGGCCTTCGTGCCGCCGGAGCTCGCCGAGCGCCAGGTCGAGCCCGCCGGCATCGAGGCCCGCATGCTCGCCAACCCGTTCCTCGCGCCCGACCTCACGCCGCCGAGCAAGCCGACCCCCGTCGTGCGCCTCGCCAACTGGGAGCTGCTCGGGCCGCTGCTCAAGGCGTTCGAGCAGGGCGGCGGCGGATCCGCGTGCATGGACCTGCCCGCGCCCCCCGTGCCGGACCGCCTGGCTCCCCCCGGACGCGAGCTCATGCCGCACCAGGCGCGGTTCCTCGCGAGCGTGAGCGAGGGGCATCGCAGCTTCCTCCTCGCCGACGAGCCGGGCCTCGGCAAGACCGCGCAGTCGGTGCTCGCGGCATCGGTGGCGGGCGCCTACCCGCTGCTCGTGGTCGTGCCCAACGTCGTGAAGATGAACTGGGCGCGCGAGGTCGAGCGGTGGACGCCGCAGCGGCGCGTCACGGTGATCCACGGCGACGGCCAGGACATCGACGCTTTCGCCGACGTGTTCGTGGTGAACTACGAGATCCTCGACCGCCATCTGAGCTGGATCTCCCGCTTCGGGTTCAAGGGCATGGTCGTCGACGAGGCCCACATGATCAAGAACGTGCAGTCGCAGCGATCCCGCAACGTGCTCGCGATCGCAGAGAGCATCCGCGAGCGCACCCCCGGCGTCTCCCCGCTGCTCGTCGCGCTCACCGGCACGCCGCTCATCAACGACATCGACGACTTCCGGGCCATCTGGCGGTTCCTCGGCTGGATCGACGCCGAGAAGCCCGGCCCCGAGCTCATGGCCAGGCTCGAGAACAACGGCTGGACCCCCGCCGACCCGACCTTCTACCCCGAGGCGCGGCAGAGCGTGGTCGACATGGGCATCGTGCGCCGCCGCAAGATCGACGTCGCCGCCGACCTGCCCGCGAAGCGCGTGGTCGATCTGCCCGTCGAACTCGACGACGAGCTCGGCCGCGGCATCCGCGACGCCGAGGCGAAGCTCGCCCGCAAGCTGGTCGATCGCTTCAACGCCGTCAAGAACGGCAAGCTGGGCGAGAAGCTCTCCGACGCGGCGATCATCCGCATGGTGTGCGCGCAGGAGCTCGAGGAGTCGAACGCCTCCGCCGACGGCACGAACGTGTTCACGATGGTGCGCCAGATCGGCCAGGCGAAGGCCGGGCTCGCCGCCGACTACACCGCGCAGCTCGCACGCTCGGTGGGCAAGGTCGTGTTCTTCGCCAAGCACATCGACGTGATGGATCGGGTCGAGGCGCAGCTCGCCGAGGCCGGGCTCAAGACCGTCTCGATCCGCGGTGATCAGACGGCGGCGTTCCGCCAGGAGCAGATCGACGCGTTCAACAAGGACCCCGAGGTGGCCGTCGCGGTCTGCTCGCTCACCGCGGCCGGCGTGGGCGTGAACCTGCAGGCCTCGTCGAACGTGGTGCTCGCCGAGCTCTCGTGGACCGACGCCGAGCAGACCCAGGCCATCGACCGCGTGCACCGCATCGGCCAGGAGGAGCCCGTGACCGCGTGGCGCATCGTCGCAGCGCAGACGATCGACGCGAAGATCGCCGAGCTGATCGACGGCAAGGCCGGGCTTGCGGCCCGGGCGCTCGACGGCGCCGCCGCGCCGGCGGAGGACGCCGACTCGGTGCAGCTGCTCGCCCTCATCGGCGTGCTGGAGAAGGCGCTGGGCTCCTGA
- a CDS encoding O-antigen ligase family protein has translation MAQSRTRLGVSAYAICVFVLALGSNGVRNVVGWWGFLALAAALTVWGAVLFVREKPARFRWYRLPSPVYWFLVLAALSIAWSQYRLESVLGVIAQLATTLLAVVLAFVLTWHEVLRTLGTALRYLIGLSFAFELWVSLFIREPVFQNFLVFVDVPEEGKPSKLLYWSRDLLFSGGPIQGVVASSVLFGFIGLLGLIVFGIQLRAGLVRPFAGWFWVAAAVATLLLTRGATVWVALAAVVVALGLALWARRLQPEHRVPLYVTAGALVVAAVAAVLFARDFVFGLLGKSGDMTGRLETWEAVIRLAEQRPWFGWGWVSYWAPWAEPFKSLDEKAGLPVMSAHNAWLDVWLQLGIVGVLAFAPLVVLTVWRVWFRAVDPPRRGFGPPLPYATSALWPFLVMVALIVQSLTESRLLIEGNWVLLVLLAVKSRFDFELPSQDAEPTALPWRRVPIPRATGAIDIPRQTRAR, from the coding sequence ATGGCGCAGAGCAGAACCCGACTCGGCGTGAGCGCGTACGCGATCTGCGTCTTCGTGCTCGCGCTCGGCAGCAACGGCGTGCGCAACGTGGTGGGCTGGTGGGGGTTCCTCGCGCTGGCCGCAGCGCTCACCGTGTGGGGCGCGGTGCTCTTCGTGCGCGAGAAGCCGGCGCGGTTCCGCTGGTACCGCCTCCCCTCCCCGGTCTACTGGTTCCTGGTGCTGGCGGCGCTCTCCATCGCCTGGTCCCAGTACCGCCTCGAGAGCGTGCTCGGCGTGATCGCGCAGCTTGCCACGACGCTGCTCGCGGTGGTGCTGGCGTTCGTGCTCACCTGGCACGAGGTGCTGCGCACCCTCGGCACGGCGCTGCGGTACCTGATCGGGCTGTCGTTCGCGTTCGAGCTGTGGGTGTCGCTGTTCATTCGCGAACCGGTGTTCCAGAACTTCCTGGTGTTCGTCGATGTGCCCGAGGAGGGCAAGCCCTCGAAGCTGCTCTACTGGAGCCGCGACCTGCTGTTCTCGGGCGGCCCGATCCAGGGGGTCGTCGCGAGTTCGGTGCTGTTCGGCTTCATCGGCCTGCTGGGGCTGATCGTGTTCGGGATCCAGCTGCGCGCCGGGCTCGTTCGGCCGTTCGCCGGCTGGTTCTGGGTCGCGGCGGCCGTCGCGACCCTGCTGCTGACCCGCGGAGCGACGGTGTGGGTGGCACTCGCCGCGGTTGTGGTGGCGCTGGGGCTCGCGCTGTGGGCTCGACGTCTGCAGCCGGAGCACCGGGTTCCGCTCTACGTGACGGCGGGCGCGCTCGTCGTCGCGGCCGTCGCCGCGGTGCTGTTCGCCCGCGACTTCGTGTTCGGCCTGCTCGGCAAGAGCGGCGACATGACCGGGCGGCTCGAGACCTGGGAGGCGGTGATCCGGCTCGCCGAGCAGCGGCCGTGGTTCGGCTGGGGCTGGGTGAGCTACTGGGCTCCCTGGGCGGAGCCGTTCAAGTCGCTCGACGAGAAGGCGGGCCTGCCCGTGATGAGCGCGCACAACGCCTGGCTCGACGTGTGGCTGCAGCTCGGCATCGTGGGCGTGCTCGCCTTCGCGCCGCTCGTGGTGCTCACCGTGTGGCGGGTGTGGTTCCGGGCGGTCGATCCGCCCCGCCGCGGCTTCGGGCCGCCCCTGCCGTACGCCACGAGTGCGCTGTGGCCGTTCCTCGTGATGGTCGCGCTGATCGTGCAGTCGCTCACCGAGAGCCGGCTGCTGATCGAGGGCAACTGGGTGCTGCTCGTACTGCTGGCGGTGAAGTCGCGCTTCGACTTCGAGCTGCCGTCGCAGGATGCGGAGCCGACGGCGCTCCCCTGGCGGCGCGTGCCGATCCCCCGAGCGACCGGCGCCATCGATATTCCGCGGCAGACGCGGGCACGGTGA
- a CDS encoding mycoredoxin: MSAALSDFVPETGTITMFSTEWCGYCRSLKLMLDKSGIGYTEVDIERTPGTPELVEQVNGGNQTVPTVVYPDGSTATNPSLNDVKAALGL; this comes from the coding sequence ATGAGCGCGGCACTGAGCGACTTCGTACCCGAGACCGGCACCATCACGATGTTCTCGACCGAGTGGTGCGGCTACTGCAGGAGCCTCAAGCTCATGCTCGACAAGAGCGGCATCGGCTACACGGAGGTCGACATCGAACGCACCCCCGGCACGCCCGAGCTAGTCGAGCAGGTCAACGGCGGCAACCAGACCGTGCCCACGGTCGTCTACCCCGACGGCTCCACCGCTACGAACCCGTCGCTGAACGACGTGAAGGCAGCCCTGGGACTCTGA
- the manA gene encoding mannose-6-phosphate isomerase, class I, translating into MLIFIENTPRTYAWGSRDALPDLLGLAPTGEPQAELWLGTHPGSPAHVAKASAGDRTLIDLVESDPELYGVDGGPLPFLLKVLAIGAPLSLQVHPDLEQAAAGYAAEEEAGVPRDAPHRNYGDPNHKPELLVALSEVRALSGFRPLTAARDELRLLAAAARRAGEHDGAEALEAVEARLRGADPETLRREFLVWAFSGDEIVGRALAALAAAVQGEESPLDPDRACVLRDLVASHPGDPGVLVSLLLHLVRLEPGEAVYLRARQMHAYLSGIAVEVMASSDNVLRAGLTPKHVDIAELCRIVDTGELAEPRFPCERVGRGLVAWRPDVPDFVLLRARLCDPEESMRAEAPEGSSPLVEVPAPHPLVLMVTSGRVRVERKAEGEHGLAEVASARRGQSLYVSAGDPVRLTGHGEVFLATVGE; encoded by the coding sequence ATGCTGATCTTCATCGAGAACACTCCGCGCACCTATGCGTGGGGCTCGCGAGACGCGCTCCCCGACCTGCTCGGTCTCGCGCCGACGGGCGAGCCTCAGGCGGAGCTCTGGCTCGGCACGCACCCGGGCAGCCCCGCGCACGTGGCGAAGGCCTCGGCGGGCGACCGCACGCTCATCGACCTGGTCGAGAGCGACCCCGAGCTGTACGGGGTCGACGGCGGCCCGCTGCCCTTCCTGCTCAAAGTGCTGGCCATCGGGGCGCCGCTGTCGCTGCAGGTGCACCCCGACCTCGAGCAGGCCGCGGCCGGATACGCTGCCGAGGAAGAGGCCGGCGTGCCCCGCGACGCCCCGCACCGCAATTACGGCGATCCCAATCACAAGCCCGAGCTGCTCGTCGCGCTCAGCGAGGTCAGGGCACTCAGCGGATTCCGCCCGCTCACCGCGGCCCGCGACGAACTGCGGCTGCTCGCGGCTGCCGCTCGCCGCGCCGGAGAGCACGATGGCGCGGAGGCGCTCGAAGCGGTCGAGGCGAGACTGCGGGGGGCGGATCCCGAGACCCTGCGACGCGAATTCCTCGTGTGGGCGTTCAGCGGCGACGAGATCGTGGGGCGCGCCCTCGCGGCGCTCGCGGCCGCGGTGCAGGGGGAGGAGAGCCCGCTCGATCCCGACCGTGCGTGCGTACTGCGGGATCTCGTTGCCTCCCACCCGGGCGACCCCGGTGTGCTCGTCTCCCTGCTGCTGCACCTCGTGAGGCTCGAACCCGGCGAGGCCGTCTACCTGCGCGCCAGGCAGATGCACGCCTACCTGAGCGGCATCGCGGTCGAGGTGATGGCGTCATCCGACAACGTGCTGCGGGCCGGGCTCACCCCGAAGCACGTCGACATCGCGGAGCTGTGCCGCATCGTCGATACGGGCGAGCTCGCCGAGCCGCGCTTCCCGTGCGAGCGCGTGGGGCGCGGGCTCGTCGCGTGGAGGCCCGACGTGCCCGACTTCGTACTGCTGCGGGCGAGGCTCTGCGATCCCGAGGAGAGCATGAGGGCGGAGGCCCCCGAGGGCAGCTCCCCGCTCGTGGAGGTGCCGGCTCCGCACCCGCTCGTGCTCATGGTGACCTCCGGCCGGGTGCGAGTGGAGCGCAAGGCCGAGGGCGAGCATGGACTCGCGGAGGTGGCGTCGGCCAGGCGCGGGCAGTCGCTCTACGTCTCGGCGGGCGATCCGGTGCGGCTCACCGGGCACGGCGAGGTCTTCCTCGCGACCGTGGGGGAGTAG